The Flavobacterium jumunjinense genome includes a region encoding these proteins:
- a CDS encoding heavy metal translocating P-type ATPase, whose product MDTNNCFHCGNEVIKKEEIIFDEKSFCCNGCKTVYEIFSQNDLTCYYDFENAPGATPQEIKGKYDFLDDEKIIAKLLDFQEDTTYIISLYVPHIHCSSCIWILENLQKLQEGISTSQVNFPDKKVRITFNSSRVSLKELVYLLSSIGYEPYISLDNFEEGKKKVDRSLIYKLGIAFFCFGNIMLLSFPEYFEVEEFWINQYRGFFRWLIFALALPSFFYSASDYYVSAYKSIKSKMLNIDIPIALGILVMFIRSTVDIVFDLGQGFFDSLTGLIFFMLLGKLFQQKTYSFLSFERDYKSYFPIAITKINAEGKEIPVQVYDIEKGDRLLIRNQELIPVDGILISDKASIDYSFVTGEAIPIDKKSGDKVYAGGKIIGNLVELEVLFSVSQSYLTQLWSNDVFQKKIDQKHKTITDKISQYFTPILLVLAFIVFVVWLFIDVSMAFNVLTAILIVACPCALALTAPFTLGNVLRIMGNQKMYLKNATVIEQLAKVDTIVFDKTGTITSNKKSSVDFHGEVLSSDELKRIKSIIRGSNHPLSRKIYDYLPEFDTIEIDDFNEITGKGIEAKIKGVLIQIGSASLVNVSEKETSKQTKVHIKIDGLYKGYYYFDNQYRNGIEELFRSLSAKYELKILSGDNDGEKETLHELLPNNTELIFNQKPEQKLEYIEKLQLQGKNVMMIGDGLNDAGALAQSNVGISISENVNVFSPACDGIMDASQFSKIGYYLKFSKNAMRTIYMSFGLSLLYNLVGLSFAITGNLSPLVAAIIMPLSSITVVSFVTIMSNYYAKKKC is encoded by the coding sequence ATGGACACAAATAATTGTTTCCATTGTGGTAATGAAGTTATAAAAAAAGAAGAAATTATTTTTGACGAAAAATCGTTCTGCTGTAATGGTTGCAAGACTGTTTATGAGATTTTTAGTCAGAATGATTTAACATGCTATTATGATTTTGAAAATGCTCCTGGAGCAACACCACAGGAAATAAAAGGAAAATATGATTTTTTAGATGATGAAAAAATTATTGCAAAACTTCTCGATTTTCAAGAAGACACAACATATATTATTTCACTGTATGTTCCTCATATACATTGTAGTTCGTGTATTTGGATTTTGGAAAATCTTCAAAAACTTCAAGAAGGCATAAGTACGTCTCAGGTTAATTTTCCAGATAAGAAAGTAAGAATAACGTTCAATTCTTCAAGAGTTTCTCTTAAAGAATTGGTTTATTTATTAAGTTCAATTGGTTATGAACCCTACATAAGTCTAGATAATTTTGAAGAAGGGAAAAAGAAAGTAGATAGAAGTTTAATTTATAAGCTTGGAATTGCATTTTTCTGCTTTGGAAATATCATGCTTTTATCTTTTCCTGAATATTTTGAAGTAGAAGAGTTTTGGATTAATCAGTATAGAGGTTTTTTTCGTTGGCTAATCTTTGCATTAGCGTTACCTTCTTTTTTCTATTCCGCAAGCGATTATTATGTTTCAGCATATAAAAGTATTAAATCTAAAATGTTGAATATTGATATTCCTATTGCTTTAGGAATTTTAGTAATGTTCATTAGAAGTACTGTCGATATAGTCTTCGATTTGGGTCAAGGTTTTTTTGATAGTCTAACTGGATTGATATTTTTTATGCTTCTCGGAAAACTATTCCAACAAAAGACGTATAGTTTTCTATCTTTTGAGAGGGATTATAAATCGTATTTCCCTATCGCAATTACTAAAATAAACGCAGAAGGAAAAGAAATTCCTGTTCAGGTATATGATATTGAGAAAGGAGACCGATTACTGATTAGAAATCAAGAATTGATTCCTGTTGACGGGATTTTAATTTCCGATAAAGCTTCTATCGATTATAGTTTTGTTACAGGTGAGGCTATTCCGATTGATAAAAAATCAGGAGATAAAGTTTATGCGGGTGGTAAAATTATAGGGAATCTAGTAGAACTTGAAGTTTTATTTTCTGTTTCTCAAAGTTATTTAACGCAACTCTGGAGTAATGATGTTTTCCAGAAAAAAATAGATCAAAAACATAAAACGATTACCGATAAGATAAGTCAATATTTCACACCAATATTATTAGTGTTGGCTTTTATTGTGTTTGTTGTTTGGTTGTTTATAGATGTTTCTATGGCTTTTAATGTTTTAACAGCTATATTAATTGTTGCTTGTCCTTGCGCACTAGCTTTAACAGCCCCTTTTACATTAGGAAATGTGTTGCGAATAATGGGAAATCAGAAAATGTATTTGAAAAATGCAACCGTAATTGAGCAATTAGCAAAAGTAGATACGATTGTTTTCGATAAAACGGGAACTATTACCTCTAATAAAAAATCGTCAGTAGATTTTCACGGAGAAGTTTTATCTAGTGATGAATTAAAGCGAATTAAAAGCATAATTAGAGGTTCGAACCATCCATTAAGTAGAAAAATTTACGATTATCTTCCAGAATTTGATACAATTGAAATAGATGATTTTAATGAAATAACCGGTAAAGGAATTGAAGCTAAAATTAAGGGTGTTTTAATTCAAATTGGTTCTGCCTCTTTAGTAAACGTTTCGGAAAAAGAAACTTCCAAACAAACGAAAGTGCATATAAAAATTGATGGTCTTTATAAAGGTTATTATTATTTTGATAATCAATATAGAAATGGAATAGAGGAGTTGTTTAGAAGTTTAAGTGCTAAGTATGAATTGAAGATTCTTTCTGGAGATAATGATGGTGAAAAAGAAACTTTACATGAACTTTTACCTAATAATACAGAATTAATTTTCAATCAAAAACCGGAGCAAAAGCTGGAATATATAGAAAAGTTACAATTACAAGGTAAAAATGTAATGATGATTGGTGACGGATTAAATGATGCTGGTGCCTTAGCGCAAAGTAATGTTGGAATTTCTATTTCAGAAAATGTAAATGTATTTTCTCCTGCTTGCGATGGAATTATGGATGCTAGTCAGTTTTCAAAAATTGGTTACTATTTGAAATTTTCAAAAAACGCAATGCGAACTATTTATATGAGTTTTGGACTTTCATTATTATATAACTTAGTAGGCTTATCTTTTGCAATAACAGGGAATTTATCACCTTTGGTTGCCGCTATAATTATGCCGCTGAGCTCAATAACAGTTGTTAGTTTTGTAACCATTATGTCTAACTATTATGCAAAGAAGAAATGTTAA
- the ccoS gene encoding cbb3-type cytochrome oxidase assembly protein CcoS, translated as MSVIYILITISIVVAVGFLAAFIRAVKTGQYDDDYTPSVRMLFDDELKKNPKKIIKVEKQKSI; from the coding sequence ATGAGTGTAATTTACATATTAATCACAATCAGTATAGTAGTTGCTGTTGGATTTTTAGCCGCTTTTATAAGAGCTGTTAAAACCGGACAGTATGACGATGACTATACTCCATCAGTCAGAATGCTATTTGACGATGAATTAAAGAAGAATCCAAAAAAAATAATTAAAGTAGAAAAACAAAAATCAATCTAA
- the ccoN gene encoding cytochrome-c oxidase, cbb3-type subunit I, giving the protein MEMQQFYYDNKIVKKFLYASILFGVVGMLVGLIVAFMFLFPNMTDGIPWLSFGRLRPLHTNAVIFAFVGNAIFAGVYYSLQRLLKTRMYSDVLSTINFWGWQLIIVAAAITLPLGYTTSKEYAELEWPIDIAIALIWVVFGINMIMTILRRRERHLYVAIWFYLATFITVAVLHIFNSLELPVSAMKSYSVYAGVQDALVQWWYGHNAVAFFLTTPFLGLMYYFVPKVANRPVYSYRLSIIHFWSLIFLYIWAGPHHLLYTALPDWAQNLGVVFSIMLIAPSWGGMINGLLTLRGVWDKVRTEPVLKFFVVGITGYGMATFEGPMLSLKNVNAIAHYTDWIVAHVHVGALAWNGFMTFGMIYWLIPRMTKTKLYSTGLANFHFWIGTLGIILYALPMYVAGFMQASMWDQFKPDGTLQYGNFLETVTEIMPFYLMRAIGGCLFITGLLVLVYNIIQTVRKGSAVEDELAEAPALTKIAAGRMKGEKFHPWLERKPIQLAILATIAILIGGIIQIVPTIMVKTNIPTISEVKPYTPLELEGRDIYIREGCNNCHSQMIRPFRSEVMRYGEYSKAGEFVYDHPFLWGSKRTGPDLAREGVPGKPNNGGRPDDWHFNHMWDPQSTSDGSIMPGYKWIIRNKLDTSATQDKMRAMQTLGVPYTDLEVKTAMDSIAKQAAKIEVNLLKNKDIKKTFDELKATKGSDFVPARDREIVALIAYLQRLGTDITKQDNAK; this is encoded by the coding sequence ATGGAGATGCAACAATTTTATTACGACAACAAAATTGTAAAGAAATTCCTTTATGCGAGTATCTTATTTGGAGTTGTTGGTATGCTAGTAGGTTTAATAGTAGCATTTATGTTCCTTTTTCCAAACATGACCGATGGGATTCCTTGGTTAAGTTTCGGAAGATTAAGACCACTACATACAAATGCAGTAATTTTTGCTTTTGTTGGTAATGCAATATTCGCAGGGGTTTATTATTCCTTGCAACGTTTGTTAAAGACAAGAATGTATAGCGATGTATTAAGTACAATTAATTTCTGGGGTTGGCAATTAATCATTGTTGCTGCAGCAATTACGCTTCCTTTAGGTTATACAACTTCAAAAGAATATGCAGAATTAGAATGGCCAATAGATATAGCAATTGCTTTAATTTGGGTAGTTTTTGGTATTAATATGATTATGACAATTCTAAGAAGAAGAGAGCGTCATTTATATGTTGCCATTTGGTTCTATTTAGCAACATTTATTACAGTAGCTGTTCTTCATATTTTTAATAGTTTAGAATTGCCAGTTTCTGCAATGAAAAGTTATTCTGTTTATGCAGGTGTTCAAGATGCATTAGTGCAATGGTGGTATGGTCATAATGCAGTAGCATTTTTCCTAACAACACCGTTCCTTGGTTTAATGTACTATTTTGTACCAAAAGTAGCTAATAGACCGGTTTATTCATATAGATTATCGATTATCCATTTCTGGTCATTAATCTTCCTATACATATGGGCAGGACCACATCACTTATTATATACAGCTTTACCAGATTGGGCTCAAAACTTAGGAGTTGTTTTTTCAATCATGTTGATCGCTCCATCTTGGGGAGGTATGATTAATGGACTATTAACTTTAAGAGGAGTTTGGGATAAAGTACGTACAGAACCTGTTTTAAAATTCTTTGTAGTTGGTATTACAGGTTATGGTATGGCAACTTTTGAAGGACCAATGTTATCGCTTAAAAATGTAAATGCTATTGCGCATTATACAGACTGGATCGTTGCTCACGTTCACGTTGGAGCTTTAGCTTGGAACGGATTCATGACATTTGGTATGATTTATTGGTTAATACCAAGAATGACAAAAACAAAATTATATTCTACAGGCTTAGCAAATTTCCATTTCTGGATAGGTACTTTAGGTATTATTTTATATGCTCTTCCAATGTATGTTGCAGGATTTATGCAAGCTTCAATGTGGGATCAATTCAAACCAGACGGAACATTACAATATGGAAACTTCCTTGAAACAGTAACTGAAATTATGCCTTTCTATTTAATGAGAGCTATTGGTGGTTGCTTATTTATAACTGGATTATTAGTATTGGTATATAATATTATTCAAACGGTAAGAAAAGGTTCTGCTGTAGAAGATGAATTAGCAGAAGCTCCAGCACTTACTAAGATTGCTGCAGGAAGAATGAAAGGTGAAAAATTCCACCCTTGGTTAGAAAGAAAACCAATTCAATTAGCCATTTTAGCAACAATTGCTATTCTAATTGGAGGAATTATTCAAATTGTACCAACAATTATGGTAAAAACGAATATACCAACAATATCAGAAGTTAAACCATACACTCCATTAGAATTAGAAGGTAGAGATATTTATATACGTGAAGGTTGTAATAACTGCCACTCTCAAATGATTCGTCCGTTCCGTTCAGAAGTAATGCGCTATGGAGAATATTCTAAAGCAGGTGAATTTGTATATGATCATCCATTTTTATGGGGGTCTAAACGTACAGGTCCAGATTTAGCGAGAGAAGGTGTTCCAGGAAAACCAAATAATGGAGGAAGACCAGACGATTGGCACTTTAACCACATGTGGGACCCACAAAGTACTTCAGATGGTTCTATAATGCCTGGATACAAGTGGATCATTAGAAATAAATTAGATACATCGGCTACGCAAGATAAAATGAGAGCAATGCAAACTTTAGGTGTTCCATATACCGATTTAGAAGTAAAAACAGCTATGGACTCAATTGCGAAGCAAGCAGCTAAAATTGAAGTGAATTTGTTGAAAAACAAAGACATCAAGAAAACATTTGATGAACTAAAAGCAACAAAAGGTTCAGATTTTGTTCCTGCAAGAGATAGAGAAATCGTTGCCTTGATTGCCTATTTGCAAAGATTGGGTACAGATATTACCAAACAAGATAATGCTAAATAA
- a CDS encoding CcoQ/FixQ family Cbb3-type cytochrome c oxidase assembly chaperone, with product MLKFIKHNLETISGVEIYPIISLVIFFSFFVGLFFWVSSYKKDKIKELSEMPIKD from the coding sequence ATGCTAAAATTTATAAAACATAACTTAGAGACTATTTCTGGTGTTGAAATATATCCAATTATATCATTAGTAATTTTCTTTTCCTTTTTTGTTGGATTGTTCTTCTGGGTATCCAGTTATAAGAAAGACAAGATTAAGGAACTAAGTGAGATGCCAATCAAAGATTAA
- a CDS encoding cbb3-type cytochrome c oxidase N-terminal domain-containing protein, translating into MKNIIPSYVRVPLLFATVFAGMEFFIDSGDKPAFIEYPMVSLFLGVFLFLLIAIEIVISAVDKVTYQLLSEEQKKQLEEAQSFSFADSKLYKSLTRSKAIEEEADVMLDHDYDGIKELDNVLPPWWVYLFYGCIVFAVVYLVRFHIIGDYTQKEEYEMALVEAQKEHEEYLKANPIQVNVDNVELLTDEASIAEGKKIFGESCVACHGANLQGGIGPNLTDNHWINGGGVKNIFKLISEGSTKNPTMAPWKDVIKSTDIQKIASYIISLEGSNPSEAKAPEGEIWVAEGTTETAAPTEKVETVVDSLTTK; encoded by the coding sequence ATGAAAAACATAATCCCTTCATACGTAAGAGTTCCATTATTATTTGCTACTGTTTTTGCAGGAATGGAATTCTTTATAGACTCAGGAGATAAACCCGCTTTTATTGAATATCCAATGGTATCATTATTTTTAGGAGTATTTTTATTCCTACTTATAGCGATAGAAATTGTAATCAGTGCGGTAGATAAAGTAACCTATCAATTATTAAGTGAAGAACAGAAAAAGCAATTAGAAGAAGCGCAATCTTTTTCATTTGCTGATAGTAAACTATATAAAAGCTTAACACGTTCTAAAGCCATTGAAGAAGAGGCAGACGTAATGCTAGATCATGATTATGATGGTATTAAGGAGCTAGATAATGTATTGCCACCATGGTGGGTCTATTTATTCTATGGTTGTATTGTTTTTGCTGTTGTTTATTTAGTACGTTTCCATATTATTGGAGATTATACTCAAAAAGAAGAGTATGAAATGGCACTTGTTGAAGCTCAAAAAGAACATGAAGAATATCTAAAAGCGAACCCAATTCAAGTAAATGTAGATAATGTAGAATTATTAACAGACGAAGCAAGCATTGCAGAAGGAAAGAAAATTTTTGGAGAAAGTTGTGTGGCTTGTCACGGTGCTAACCTTCAAGGAGGAATTGGTCCAAACTTAACAGACAATCATTGGATAAATGGCGGAGGAGTTAAGAACATCTTTAAATTAATTTCAGAAGGGAGTACTAAAAACCCAACAATGGCTCCTTGGAAAGACGTCATAAAATCAACAGATATTCAAAAAATAGCGAGTTACATTATTTCTTTAGAAGGTTCAAATCCTAGCGAAGCAAAAGCACCAGAAGGAGAAATTTGGGTTGCTGAAGGAACTACAGAAACTGCTGCACCAACTGAAAAAGTTGAAACTGTGGTAGATTCTTTAACTACAAAATAA
- the ccoG gene encoding cytochrome c oxidase accessory protein CcoG gives MAKLPDESFRDTIGTINEEGKRNFIFPKKPVGKLYEKRKLVSYGLLIFLLSAPFIKINGNQLLLFNVLERKFSIFGFPFWPQDFYLFVISMIIGVVGLTLFTVAFGRIFCGWFCPQTIFLEMVFRRIEYWIDGDRGAQMRLAKQEWNAEKIKKRISKWIIFFIISFLIANVFLAYLIGGDTVIEHVIDGPLENGKTLIALLIFTGVFYFIFAWFREQVCIIACPYGRMQGVLLDNKSINVAYDHIRGEGEIGRAKWDKREDRAESGKGDCIDCKQCIHVCPTGIDIRNGTQLECINCTACIDECDTIMDKVGLPKGLIRYASEDEIVKKEKFKITARMKGYIAVLTILIGILIGLLFLRNDVEAKVLRLPGQLYQQKGEIISNVFTYKIINKTVKDFDNITIKLEKPDGEVKLVGNTHIKILAEKSFQGTLFIKINAKDLHEDKMKIKLGFYNDGKLIETTTTTFLGPRSFK, from the coding sequence ATGGCAAAATTACCTGATGAAAGCTTTAGAGATACCATTGGAACAATCAATGAAGAAGGAAAAAGGAATTTTATTTTTCCAAAGAAACCAGTTGGTAAGCTTTATGAAAAAAGAAAATTAGTTAGTTATGGTCTTTTAATTTTTCTATTATCTGCACCATTCATTAAAATTAATGGCAATCAGTTGTTATTATTTAATGTTCTTGAAAGAAAATTTTCAATATTTGGCTTTCCATTTTGGCCACAAGACTTCTATTTGTTTGTTATTTCTATGATAATAGGAGTAGTTGGGTTAACACTCTTTACTGTAGCATTTGGTAGAATATTCTGCGGTTGGTTTTGTCCGCAAACTATTTTCTTAGAGATGGTTTTCCGTAGAATAGAATATTGGATAGATGGAGATAGAGGTGCTCAAATGCGATTAGCGAAACAAGAGTGGAATGCTGAAAAAATTAAAAAACGTATTTCAAAGTGGATTATATTCTTCATCATTTCATTTTTAATTGCTAATGTATTTTTAGCTTATTTAATTGGTGGTGATACAGTAATAGAACATGTAATTGATGGACCGTTAGAAAATGGTAAAACACTAATAGCATTATTAATTTTCACTGGAGTATTCTATTTCATTTTCGCATGGTTTAGAGAACAAGTATGTATTATTGCTTGTCCATATGGAAGAATGCAAGGCGTACTTTTAGACAATAAATCGATTAATGTTGCCTATGATCACATTCGTGGTGAAGGTGAAATTGGAAGAGCAAAATGGGACAAAAGAGAAGATAGAGCAGAATCTGGTAAAGGAGACTGTATCGATTGCAAACAATGTATTCATGTTTGTCCAACAGGAATAGATATCCGTAACGGTACACAATTAGAATGTATAAATTGTACAGCTTGTATCGATGAGTGTGATACAATAATGGATAAAGTCGGATTGCCAAAAGGTTTAATTCGTTATGCAAGTGAAGATGAGATTGTAAAGAAAGAAAAGTTCAAAATAACAGCTAGAATGAAAGGCTATATAGCCGTTTTAACTATATTAATTGGTATTCTAATTGGTTTACTTTTCTTAAGAAATGATGTAGAAGCGAAAGTACTTCGATTACCGGGACAATTATACCAACAAAAAGGAGAAATAATTAGCAATGTTTTCACCTATAAAATAATTAACAAAACGGTTAAGGATTTCGATAACATAACAATAAAGCTTGAAAAACCAGATGGAGAAGTAAAACTAGTTGGAAATACGCATATCAAAATTTTAGCCGAAAAATCGTTTCAAGGCACATTATTTATAAAAATTAATGCTAAAGATTTGCATGAAGATAAAATGAAGATAAAATTAGGCTTCTATAATGATGGCAAATTAATTGAAACAACAACAACAACTTTTTTAGGGCCTAGATCATTCAAGTAG
- a CDS encoding FixH family protein gives MKINWGTGIVIAFALFISFILYFVLKVQLNDDYERELVVSDYYQQELKVQGNIENTNNANELETKIIIEKAAEGIEVSFPESFDYKLIKGKVSLYRPSNQKLDSEMQISLSSSHLLIPKSNLVGGLWDITIDWEYQGVSYRNKKSIYY, from the coding sequence ATGAAAATTAATTGGGGAACAGGAATTGTAATTGCATTTGCATTATTCATATCGTTCATACTCTATTTTGTACTTAAAGTACAACTAAACGATGACTATGAACGTGAATTAGTAGTTTCAGATTACTACCAACAAGAATTGAAAGTACAAGGAAACATTGAAAACACAAACAATGCAAATGAACTTGAAACTAAAATTATAATAGAAAAAGCAGCCGAAGGAATTGAAGTTTCATTTCCAGAAAGCTTCGATTATAAATTAATCAAAGGGAAAGTGTCCCTATATCGACCGTCTAATCAGAAATTAGATTCTGAAATGCAAATTTCATTATCTTCTTCACATTTGCTCATACCTAAAAGTAATCTGGTGGGCGGTCTTTGGGACATTACTATCGATTGGGAGTACCAAGGTGTATCCTATAGAAATAAAAAATCAATTTATTATTAG
- a CDS encoding sulfite exporter TauE/SafE family protein: MLYTAIIFGLISSFHCIGMCGPIAMMLPVDRNNETKKITQLIVYHLGRLFAYSSLGLVFGLLGKGFFLAGMQQQLSIIVGIIMIIIALVPEKTLAQYNFSKPVYKIISKVKSNLGKQFKNKSYKSFFTIGLLNGYLPCGMVYVALFGALAMPTIHYSILYMLLFGLGTVPMMSLVVIISNLITNPVRNKIQKMIPFIAVFIGMLFIIRGLGLDIPYLSPGTTSLFVQAEADCH, translated from the coding sequence ATGCTTTACACAGCTATCATATTCGGATTAATTAGTAGTTTTCACTGCATAGGAATGTGCGGACCAATTGCTATGATGTTGCCTGTGGATAGAAATAATGAAACAAAAAAAATAACACAATTAATTGTGTATCATTTAGGCAGATTGTTTGCCTATAGTTCTTTAGGATTAGTTTTTGGTTTGTTGGGTAAAGGTTTTTTCTTGGCAGGAATGCAACAACAATTATCTATAATTGTAGGAATAATCATGATTATAATAGCATTAGTTCCAGAAAAAACTTTAGCCCAATATAATTTTTCAAAACCAGTATATAAAATCATATCCAAAGTAAAATCCAATCTAGGAAAACAATTCAAAAACAAAAGCTACAAATCGTTCTTTACTATAGGCTTGTTAAACGGTTATTTACCTTGCGGAATGGTCTATGTAGCATTATTTGGAGCTTTAGCAATGCCAACAATTCATTATAGTATTTTATATATGTTACTATTCGGATTAGGAACTGTTCCTATGATGAGTTTAGTTGTTATTATTTCCAACCTAATTACCAATCCAGTACGAAACAAAATACAAAAAATGATTCCTTTTATAGCCGTTTTTATTGGAATGCTATTCATTATTAGAGGACTAGGATTGGATATTCCTTATCTTTCTCCTGGAACAACAAGTCTCTTTGTTCAGGCTGAAGCAGATTGCCATTAA
- a CDS encoding DUF4280 domain-containing protein, whose protein sequence is MSEKHIVVQGAECECKFSVEPKKDKLKVLSQTKDYANDKDASKKLIATDKEIGQTLEKNTFGKCKLQPTSSDYLPCQAVITKWSGFYEKVTMSNQGKILLEDSKATCPIGGPDCISITKHGQKTEGSSQNAKNANEDIHSQLNPMVNLRDMGKEPANSDSEDGTW, encoded by the coding sequence ATGAGTGAAAAGCACATTGTAGTGCAGGGAGCAGAATGTGAATGTAAATTTAGTGTAGAACCAAAAAAAGATAAATTAAAAGTTTTATCACAAACAAAGGACTATGCCAATGATAAAGACGCATCAAAAAAACTCATTGCAACCGACAAAGAAATTGGTCAAACTTTAGAGAAAAATACATTTGGTAAATGCAAGCTACAACCCACAAGTAGTGATTATTTACCCTGTCAAGCCGTTATTACCAAATGGAGTGGTTTCTATGAAAAAGTAACAATGTCCAATCAAGGTAAAATTCTTCTAGAAGATAGCAAAGCCACCTGTCCCATTGGTGGTCCCGATTGTATTTCCATAACCAAGCACGGACAAAAAACCGAAGGTTCTTCCCAAAATGCCAAAAACGCAAATGAAGACATTCATAGTCAGCTGAACCCAATGGTCAACCTAAGAGACATGGGAAAAGAACCTGCAAACTCAGATAGTGAAGATGGAACATGGTAA